The region GGAAGACGCTGGGAAGGGCTACGACCCTTCAGCCCGAGCCCTGCGgatcttgctgctgctttgaCTCTGAATGATTCACGAGACAGCCTCGACTGTTTTTCGATTTGTAGTGATGCATTCTCAGGGAAAGCAGCAGTGTCCTATTCCAGTACATCGATCCCCTGCTTTTCTCCGTTCGTTATCGTCAGCGTGTTGAGATCCTGGTACTGACGTGTATCCCTTCTACAGCGCCCACGCGATTCAAGCCTCCTCTTTATCTGAAGTGCGGTCCTCTGCTGAGATATTGCGGAATCCGACATGAGCGTGTGCCCAGCCGCTCCACCCGCGGTGCCAGCGTTGATCGTGAAATCTGGAGGGGCTCCATCATGATTGTGACCACCGACAAAGACTCATCGTATGACATCGCCCCAACGCTGAGACTGTTTGTTCAGCCTATCGAGCTTCTGCCATTGCCACCAAAGCAGGTTCCGGGCGATGAGCCTTTGGCAGCTGAGTATGTCGACCCCATTGCGGGACATCCCAAGCTGGGCCGAAAGGGCGAGACTCTCTATGTCAGGCCGGTCGACCATCTCGAGCCAGGACGTGATGTATCAAGAGATGAGACCGATGATGGGCTTTTCGAAAAGACGAGAAGTCCACCTGAGGGACCTCTCCCGGGTGGTTCGGCCGATCCCCCTGGCTCATTTGCTGCCCGGCGGAAGCGGGCGGAGATGGACGGTGAGAAGGCTGGCAAGTACAAGGACGTCCGGGGCTTTAGGTTGCATGCCGAACACGGCTACACCTTCTGGAGATTCAATGTTGAGATTGAGCTGCGAGACAAGCAGCAGCGCATCGCGTACCGAATCAACAGAGGCCCATCAACCGGTTTCTGGGTCCCAGCCCAGGGCCAGACCATGAATATCATGTTCCACAGCTGCAACGGCTTCAGCATGAGCGTCAACCCCAACGAGTTCACGGGACCTGATCCGATGTGGCGCGATGTTCTTAATGCCCACCAAAGCCAGCCTTTCCATGTCATgattggcggtggtgatcaGATCTACAACGACAGGTGCATGCAAgacaccaccctcttccgCAACTGGTTGATGATTAAGAATCCCATCCACAAGCACAATGCTCCTTTCTCGTCCGAATTgcagctggagctggagcgcTTCTACATGGAGCGCTATGCGATGTGGTTCTCCCAGGGATTGTTCAGCATGGCGAACTCGCAAATTCCCATGGTCAACATGTATGACGATCACGACATCATTGACGGCTTTGGCTCGTACCCCCATCACTTCATGAACTCGCCCGTATTTTCCGGGCTTGGCAATGTTGCTTTCAAGTATTACATGCTGTTTCAGCACCAGAGCATTCCCGCCGAAACCGAAAGGCACGAACCTAGCTGGACTCTGGGTGTGAAGCCTGGGCCCTATATCAACGAGCTCAGCCGCAGCTTGTTTATGTTCTTGGGCTCCAAGGTTGCCCTGCTAGCTGTCGATGCCCGGACCGAACGAACACGACAGGATGTCATCAACGAAGACACTTGGAAGAAGATTATGGACCGCTGCTACCAGGAGATTGACAAGGGCAAGGTTGAgcatcttcttgtcctccttggtgTGCCAATTGCCTATCCTCGACTGGTCTGGCTCGAGAACATGTAAGTTTCGCGCTATTAGAGAATCCCGCGCCTTTCAGAGTACTGATATACCACAGCTTGACTTCCCGCGTCATGGATCCCATCAAGGCACTCAGCAAGATGGGCATGTTCAAGGGCCTGCTCAACCGCTTTGACGGGGGAGTCGAGGTTCTCGACGATTTGGACGACCATTGGACAGCCAAGAGCCACAAGGCTGAACGCAAATTCGTAATTGAGGACTTGCAAGACCTGGCAGCCGACAAGTCTATTCGCGTCACGATCCTCAGCGGCGATGTTCACCTCGCCGCCATCGGGCAGTTCTACTCAAACCCCAAGCTCGGCCTGGCTAAGCACAAGGACTTCAGGTATATGCCCAATGTGATCTCGTCAGCCATTGTCAACACTCCGCCACCCGACCTGCTGGCCGATGTTCTCAACAAGCGGAACAAGGTACATCACTTTGACAAGGAGACAGACGAGGACATGATACCCATCTTCGGACACGGTGTAGACAGCAAGCCCCGCAATAACAAGCACTTGCTCCCGCATCGCAACTGGTGTGCCATTCGGCCGTATGTGCCTGGTCATACACCGGAGCCCACGCCAACTCAGTCCGCTTACGATCTGACGCCTGACGGTTCGCCATCTCCTGCCGCCTCAAGACCTGGTCTTTTACGGAGACTATCCGGCAAGGCTcgggcttcttctttccgTGGTCCCGACAGCGTCGTCAAAGATCGCTCTCGCCCGCCCATCTCCAACAGCATCTTACGAGGGCTGTCAAGCCGCGGGGGTGTTGCCAGCGCAGATGAGATAGGCAGACCAGGAACAGCCCGATCAAACAAGCTGACCCGCACAATGTCTGGCTCTTCTGTGTCGGGCCGTCTGGGCGGTCTCTTCCGCCgtctcagcagcagctcgaAGAAGCCACGCGATGATGGTGGCATCAATGGAAACTGGGGTGTTGACACTGACGAGGATGCCATTTACGATGACGAAACCTTGCGTCAGCGGGTTGGTGCCCATCCTAGCGGTGGTGTCGGGTTACGAGGCGGTCTGGGTGATTATCCCTCTGGCTACTCAACCCAGTCCCACAACAGCGAGTATGCCCGTGGTGACGAGAGCTACTTTACCGTCAAACCTCCGCAGCCCGTGCAATCACATCAGCAACCGCCGCCGTACCAGCAGCACAACCCCAATCATGGCCGAAGCAAGTCGGCTACTGTCGTTGGCAGCGCTGCTCAGTACCCCAGCTCTGCTACGTCTGGGTATGCCTCCGCctcgcagcagcaccacaacGAGTTTGTGCCCAAGCCTTTTAGCCGCATCCCGACGGGCTTGTCGGCCAAGCAACTGAAGCATgcgaaggagctggaggtggaTTTGGAGGGCGGGCTGGAAGTGACGCTTAATGTGGAGATTGCGCCAAAGGACCCGAGCGGGAGCACGGTGCCGTATCGGCTTGTGGTGCCGAGGTTGTGGTATGAGTATGAAGGggaggagccggaggatgaggaggaggagagggaggtggaacGGGGGGTTAGGAGAGGAGGGCAGTCTGATCATggtcaacagcaacaaggaGAGGCGCTGGCTGAGGGTGGTCAGGGGCCGGTGTTTGAGAAGAAGCCtggggggttgaagaggttgtttagtgggcggaggaggaagtctGTGTctgaggaggggatggggacgCCGGTTTaggggaggatgagataTGATGCGATGAGTGATGGGTTATGTATAAAGGATATGAAGGATGGGATTTGATGAAAGGGGGGTTTAATGGGTTGAATAAAATCAGGTTTCGTTGCTTGTTATACATGAAGATATGGACGGAGTTTAAAGCGTGTTTTAGTTTATTGATCTGAGTGCAATATACACCGAGATTGGTTCTGAACTTGGCACTGGTACATGTAGCAATGGAGAGGCTTTTCCTTTGCTGAGCTTTGTTGTGTTCGACCATGCTAGCCCATGTTAGAACTTTTGAGGAAGAGCACAGACGTGTCATCTCGTCGTATTTACACTGGTCGTGCTTGGGAGTTTCCAGTCAGGCTGGACCGGAAGAATGCTGTCCCTGTATAACACCACCTCGGCAGATACGGAGCATGAGAGCCTTTAAAGGCCTCAAAGCCTGATCCAAGGTACGTTGAAGGCTCAGCTTCGTTTCAGGTGTGACTCTGGGTGAAGTCCACAGCCTTGTGTCCGTTCCTTGTCTTGCCTGTGCCTGTCTCGGTTTTCCAAACAGTTGATCACCGAAAAGACCAAGGCCGGGAGGGGACGAGGCTCGTAAAGCGGAGACCTATCATAGTCATCTTCAT is a window of Podospora pseudopauciseta strain CBS 411.78 chromosome 1, whole genome shotgun sequence DNA encoding:
- a CDS encoding hypothetical protein (EggNog:ENOG503NVQT); amino-acid sequence: MSSTTNPYWGELPAPQVKARRLSDDQPQTHDNRQSLDVGAQAQVRPNRASVQTTKSDAPTESTLSPFASPTASSFQGQGLAPRPPSLPYAANQYPPELVENRRKRRSRTLEQDEEYYAAALAAASSAAASAPPPAAPDVPRTAANYRYPPSSSGNRNMDVDDYYKAAGPEHHPVLDRAQKTLDESALPRSHRSNGQPRRTSAAEQNLQRSTRRTSTQDRSRIISKEDKRARLEAAERAARNRTGGTTYDADNITQSARRPRRTSSTAGDTPGTPGTPGTPSRPTTQRATPGQNGPLSQNPPEDGQPFSAPTDRSPRGQASDSQAASPGQSSGIPQRNLSFRERAAKSDIKLPNDVGDVAPKETSPVASPPKSGSNKLKKNRANPNDTWPRRVSVSESEAEEARKPLEGSHSNTQTIHVVPTTSATPRFPGEPVRLNGTGTGPVRSSSHGRRDSMAADREFYEDEMYPQRPAKLQKTPSQRKADQILGRVPPNTVAANGARQVGAISRDQVSPTAPVATAPAVDNASQSAHRSTRRDNRRDSESDDEGVHHVSNLVYHGRDRYVPGDGLYQPTPYLDEWQKGTVGALTGALLDLEDVPPSTAEKGGAGNGTWWESPKSRTRASSLSSRPKKAEAFEGEYDDTNGTQTPTSSAFYPNISAVQSGDLSRLSEGEVGRGLTSKNQDLKKKGNRGRRWEGLRPFSPSPADLAAALTLNDSRDSLDCFSICSDAFSGKAAVSYSTPTRFKPPLYLKCGPLLRYCGIRHERVPSRSTRGASVDREIWRGSIMIVTTDKDSSYDIAPTLRLFVQPIELLPLPPKQVPGDEPLAAEYVDPIAGHPKLGRKGETLYVRPVDHLEPGRDVSRDETDDGLFEKTRSPPEGPLPGGSADPPGSFAARRKRAEMDGEKAGKYKDVRGFRLHAEHGYTFWRFNVEIELRDKQQRIAYRINRGPSTGFWVPAQGQTMNIMFHSCNGFSMSVNPNEFTGPDPMWRDVLNAHQSQPFHVMIGGGDQIYNDRCMQDTTLFRNWLMIKNPIHKHNAPFSSELQLELERFYMERYAMWFSQGLFSMANSQIPMVNMYDDHDIIDGFGSYPHHFMNSPVFSGLGNVAFKYYMLFQHQSIPAETERHEPSWTLGVKPGPYINELSRSLFMFLGSKVALLAVDARTERTRQDVINEDTWKKIMDRCYQEIDKGKVEHLLVLLGVPIAYPRLVWLENILTSRVMDPIKALSKMGMFKGLLNRFDGGVEVLDDLDDHWTAKSHKAERKFVIEDLQDLAADKSIRVTILSGDVHLAAIGQFYSNPKLGLAKHKDFRYMPNVISSAIVNTPPPDLLADVLNKRNKVHHFDKETDEDMIPIFGHGVDSKPRNNKHLLPHRNWCAIRPYVPGHTPEPTPTQSAYDLTPDGSPSPAASRPGLLRRLSGKARASSFRGPDSVVKDRSRPPISNSILRGLSSRGGVASADEIGRPGTARSNKLTRTMSGSSVSGRLGGLFRRLSSSSKKPRDDGGINGNWGVDTDEDAIYDDETLRQRVGAHPSGGVGLRGGLGDYPSGYSTQSHNSEYARGDESYFTVKPPQPVQSHQQPPPYQQHNPNHGRSKSATVVGSAAQYPSSATSGYASASQQHHNEFVPKPFSRIPTGLSAKQLKHAKELEVDLEGGLEVTLNVEIAPKDPSGSTVPYRLVVPRLWYEYEGEEPEDEEEEREVERGVRRGGQSDHGQQQQGEALAEGGQGPVFEKKPGGLKRLFSGRRRKSVSEEGMGTPV